In Alphaproteobacteria bacterium US3C007, one genomic interval encodes:
- the glnA gene encoding type I glutamate--ammonia ligase codes for MSTESVLKTIADEDIEYVDIRFTDPRGKLQHVTVMSDQVDADFIEEGFMFDGSSIAGWKSIEASDMKLMMDTNSAYVDPFYAEKTLCVHCSVVEPDTGEAYDRDPRGTAEKAEAYLKSSGIGDVAYFGPEAEFFLFDDVRFSNSINKVSYEVDALDASWNTDSEYEAGNSGHRPGVKGGYFPVNPIDDGQDIRSEMLSTMKRLGMKVDKHHHEVASCQHELGLIFGSLTEQADELQKYKYVIHNVAQAYGKSATFMPKPIAGDNGTGMHCNMSIWKDGKPLFAGDKYADLSDEALYFIGGILKHAKSLNAFTNPSTNSYKRLIPGFEAPVLRAYSARNRSGCVRIPWTESPKAKRVEARFPDPSANPYLCFAALLMAGLDGIKNKTHPGEAMDKNLYDLPAEELADIPTVCGSLREAMEELQSDHDYLLAGDVFTKDQIDGYIELKMEEIETYEHTPHPVEFGMYYSC; via the coding sequence ATGAGTACTGAAAGCGTTCTCAAAACCATCGCAGATGAAGATATTGAATATGTAGATATTCGATTTACGGATCCGCGAGGCAAGCTGCAGCATGTAACTGTGATGTCGGATCAAGTCGATGCGGACTTCATTGAGGAAGGGTTCATGTTTGATGGCTCTTCGATCGCTGGATGGAAATCAATCGAAGCTTCAGATATGAAATTGATGATGGATACCAACAGCGCGTATGTCGACCCGTTCTATGCAGAAAAAACGCTTTGCGTTCACTGCTCTGTGGTTGAGCCCGATACCGGGGAAGCGTATGATCGTGACCCGCGTGGCACGGCAGAAAAAGCGGAAGCCTATCTGAAATCATCAGGAATTGGTGACGTGGCTTATTTTGGACCGGAAGCCGAGTTTTTCCTATTTGATGATGTGCGGTTTTCAAATTCAATCAACAAAGTATCGTATGAAGTCGATGCGCTAGACGCCTCATGGAACACAGATTCTGAATATGAAGCGGGCAATTCAGGCCATCGCCCTGGCGTTAAAGGCGGGTATTTCCCCGTCAATCCCATCGATGACGGGCAAGACATCCGCTCTGAAATGCTATCGACAATGAAGCGCCTCGGCATGAAAGTTGACAAGCATCACCACGAAGTGGCCAGCTGTCAGCACGAGCTGGGCTTGATTTTTGGCAGCCTCACAGAACAGGCAGACGAGCTGCAGAAATACAAATATGTGATCCACAATGTGGCCCAAGCCTATGGCAAATCAGCCACATTCATGCCGAAACCCATCGCGGGCGACAACGGAACTGGCATGCATTGCAACATGTCGATCTGGAAAGACGGCAAGCCACTCTTCGCAGGCGACAAATACGCAGATCTCAGCGATGAGGCCTTATATTTCATCGGCGGTATTTTGAAGCATGCCAAATCTTTGAATGCGTTTACGAACCCCTCAACCAACAGCTATAAGCGGTTAATTCCAGGCTTTGAGGCGCCAGTTCTGCGCGCTTATTCGGCCAGAAACCGTTCTGGCTGCGTTCGGATCCCATGGACAGAATCGCCAAAGGCGAAACGCGTTGAAGCGCGCTTCCCCGACCCTTCAGCCAACCCTTATCTGTGCTTTGCGGCCCTGCTGATGGCTGGCCTTGACGGCATTAAAAACAAAACGCATCCGGGCGAAGCGATGGATAAGAACCTGTATGATCTTCCAGCAGAAGAGCTGGCCGATATTCCAACAGTGTGCGGATCTTTGCGCGAAGCGATGGAAGAGCTGCAATCAGATCATGATTATTTATTGGCAGGTGACGTGTTCACAAAAGATCAAATCGACGGCTATATTGAGCTGAAGATGGAAGAGATCGAAACCTATGAGCACACGCCGCATCCGGTTGAATTCGGCATGTATTACAGCTGCTAA
- a CDS encoding P-II family nitrogen regulator, producing the protein MKKIEAIIKPFKLDEVKEALQDLGVQGLSVIEVKGFGRQKGHTELYRGAEYVVDFLPKVKIEVVLDDDQVDGAIEAIVQAAKTDKIGDGKIFVSPIEQSIRIRTGETGSDAL; encoded by the coding sequence GTGAAAAAAATTGAAGCCATCATAAAACCCTTCAAGCTTGATGAAGTGAAAGAAGCCCTGCAAGATTTGGGCGTCCAAGGGCTGAGCGTGATCGAGGTGAAAGGCTTTGGCCGCCAAAAAGGCCATACGGAATTATACCGCGGAGCCGAATATGTTGTCGATTTCTTGCCCAAGGTGAAAATCGAAGTTGTTTTGGATGACGATCAAGTAGATGGGGCCATTGAAGCCATCGTCCAAGCTGCAAAGACCGATAAGATTGGTGACGGAAAGATATTCGTTAGCCCAATCGAGCAATCCATCCGCATCCGAACCGGTGAAACCGGCTCGGACGCGCTTTAA
- the tig gene encoding trigger factor, producing the protein MQVTETLKEGLKREYSIVVSAAELDAKVNEKLAEAQPEVELKGFRKGKVPLALLKKQFGKRLLGEAMQESIDGAMNQHFDDSGERPALQPDVKMSNEDWKEGDDVHVDLKYEALPTIPELEFKTVELERMVAKADADSVDEALGNLAASSQNFKDRRKGSKAKDGDQVVFDFVGSVDGEEFEGGSAEDYPLVLGSNSFIPGFEDQLVGAKAGEELDVNVTFPGDYGAENLAGKDALFKCAVKSVQEPVAAEINDELATKFGADDLEALKTQVSERLENEYAGAARAITKRGLLDALDKMVDFDLPPSLVEAEAKQIAHQLWHEDNPEVEGHDHDEVEATAEHNTLAERRVRLGLLLADIGMKASIEVTDAEMSQAIMQQAQQYPGQERQFFEFVQQNQAMQQQMRAPIFEDKVVNYVFELATITEKTVTKDALQAAVEALEDN; encoded by the coding sequence ATGCAGGTCACTGAGACCCTCAAAGAAGGCCTTAAACGCGAATATTCAATCGTGGTAAGCGCCGCTGAGCTTGATGCGAAGGTCAATGAGAAATTGGCAGAAGCGCAGCCCGAAGTTGAATTGAAGGGCTTTCGGAAGGGCAAAGTGCCGCTCGCGCTGCTGAAAAAGCAGTTTGGAAAGCGGTTGCTGGGCGAAGCGATGCAGGAAAGCATCGATGGCGCGATGAACCAGCATTTTGATGATAGCGGTGAACGGCCGGCGCTTCAGCCTGACGTTAAAATGTCAAACGAAGATTGGAAAGAGGGCGACGATGTTCACGTCGACCTGAAATATGAAGCGCTTCCAACGATTCCCGAGCTTGAGTTCAAAACGGTTGAGCTTGAGCGTATGGTGGCGAAAGCCGATGCGGACAGCGTCGATGAGGCGTTGGGCAACCTGGCCGCATCATCGCAGAATTTTAAAGACCGTAGAAAAGGCTCGAAAGCCAAAGATGGCGATCAAGTGGTATTTGATTTCGTTGGTTCGGTGGATGGCGAAGAATTTGAAGGTGGCTCTGCCGAAGATTATCCTTTGGTTTTGGGTTCAAACAGCTTCATCCCAGGGTTTGAAGATCAGCTTGTGGGCGCGAAAGCCGGTGAAGAACTAGACGTTAACGTGACGTTCCCGGGCGATTATGGCGCCGAGAATTTGGCTGGCAAAGACGCATTGTTCAAATGCGCAGTGAAATCGGTGCAAGAGCCGGTTGCTGCGGAAATAAACGACGAACTGGCCACTAAATTTGGAGCCGATGATCTAGAGGCGTTGAAGACCCAAGTGTCCGAGCGGCTCGAAAATGAATATGCCGGCGCGGCTCGGGCTATTACCAAACGGGGCCTGCTGGACGCGCTTGATAAAATGGTAGATTTCGATTTGCCACCTTCCTTGGTCGAAGCCGAGGCAAAACAAATTGCGCATCAACTTTGGCATGAAGACAACCCTGAGGTCGAAGGGCACGATCATGACGAAGTCGAGGCCACTGCCGAACATAACACGCTTGCCGAACGCCGGGTGCGTCTTGGCTTGCTGTTGGCCGATATCGGCATGAAAGCCAGCATCGAAGTGACCGATGCTGAAATGTCGCAAGCCATCATGCAACAGGCCCAACAATATCCGGGCCAAGAGCGGCAGTTTTTTGAATTTGTGCAACAAAACCAAGCTATGCAGCAACAGATGCGCGCGCCCATCTTTGAAGATAAAGTTGTGAATTATGTGTTTGAACTAGCAACAATTACTGAAAAGACGGTAACGAAGGATGCGTTGCAAGCGGCAGTCGAGGCGCTTGAGGACAACTGA
- the tgt gene encoding tRNA guanosine(34) transglycosylase Tgt has product MTDRFSYSVAASDGKARTGKISTPRGEIRTPAFMPVGTAATVKAMMPESVAATGADILLGNTYHLMLRPGAERVDALGGLHNFMNWQRPILTDSGGFQVMSLAGLRKLTERGVTFKSHVDGSKHEITPERSMDIQRLLGSDIVMCFDECTPFPADEKTALDSMQLSMRWAARSKEAFGDRPGHALFGIQQGSVFPEQRAESAEALKAIGFDGYAVGGLAVGEGQEAMFSVLDYAPDMLPQDKPRYLMGVGKPDDIVGAVKRGIDMMDCVLPSRSGRTGQAFTRQGVVNIKNARHQDDPRPLDSACSCPACKNYSRAYLHHVFRSQEMISGMLLTWHNLQYYQDLMADMRAAIAAGRFASFEAEFHAQRAAGDIAPL; this is encoded by the coding sequence ATGACGGATCGGTTTTCATATTCGGTTGCGGCAAGCGATGGCAAAGCGCGGACGGGAAAAATTTCGACTCCGAGAGGCGAAATCCGCACGCCTGCCTTCATGCCAGTGGGCACGGCGGCCACGGTGAAGGCGATGATGCCGGAAAGCGTGGCGGCAACGGGGGCAGATATTCTGCTTGGCAATACCTATCATTTGATGCTGCGGCCGGGGGCCGAGCGGGTGGATGCTTTGGGGGGCTTGCACAATTTTATGAATTGGCAGCGCCCAATTCTTACCGATAGTGGCGGGTTTCAAGTGATGTCTTTGGCTGGTTTGCGCAAACTGACTGAGCGGGGCGTTACCTTCAAATCGCATGTTGATGGATCCAAGCACGAGATTACTCCTGAACGCTCGATGGATATCCAACGCCTTTTGGGCAGCGATATTGTGATGTGTTTTGATGAATGCACGCCCTTTCCTGCGGACGAGAAAACCGCCTTAGACAGCATGCAATTGTCGATGCGCTGGGCGGCGCGTTCCAAAGAGGCATTCGGGGATCGCCCGGGGCATGCTTTATTTGGTATCCAGCAGGGCAGCGTGTTCCCTGAGCAGCGTGCAGAAAGCGCCGAAGCTTTAAAGGCCATTGGGTTTGATGGCTATGCGGTTGGCGGGCTCGCGGTTGGCGAAGGTCAAGAGGCGATGTTCTCGGTGCTTGATTATGCCCCTGATATGTTGCCGCAGGATAAGCCGCGCTATCTGATGGGGGTCGGCAAACCGGATGATATTGTGGGCGCGGTGAAACGGGGCATCGATATGATGGATTGCGTATTGCCCTCGCGCTCAGGGCGCACGGGGCAAGCTTTTACCCGCCAAGGCGTGGTGAATATCAAAAACGCCCGTCATCAGGACGATCCGCGCCCGCTTGACAGCGCCTGCAGTTGCCCGGCCTGCAAGAATTACTCGCGGGCGTATCTTCATCATGTTTTTCGTTCGCAAGAAATGATTTCGGGGATGCTGCTCACCTGGCATAATCTGCAATATTATCAGGATTTGATGGCCGATATGCGTGCGGCTATTGCGGCTGGTCGTTTTGCGAGTTTTGAAGCCGAGTTCCATGCTCAGAGGGCGGCAGGAGATATTGCCCCTTTGTAA
- a CDS encoding methyltransferase domain-containing protein, translated as MADFGENPDQGKFWNEASGLSWVENDRLMSERLETISQLLLENLDLHPSSKILDIGCGSGTTTLALAKGAPPSVQITGLDISKPLLDLAAQKCAEHKNINFVLADAQAHRFAVQKLDTVISRFGVMFFENPVKAFQNIKSALRVAGRLRFVCWAPLEENEFFYAPLQAVLQHTDQPFIAPGRAPGPLAFSDAAYLRGLLEEASFQQVEIAKTPTEVTTKDSPEEDAKLLMQIGFATRIMTAAELGEAARAEVFRSMLAQSAARQKDGKISYGATVYIVTAHA; from the coding sequence ATGGCGGATTTTGGCGAAAACCCAGATCAGGGGAAATTCTGGAACGAAGCGTCTGGCCTGTCTTGGGTGGAAAATGACCGTTTGATGAGTGAGCGGCTGGAAACCATCAGTCAATTGCTTCTTGAAAATTTGGATCTTCACCCATCCAGCAAGATTCTTGATATCGGCTGCGGCAGCGGCACCACCACGCTTGCGCTTGCAAAAGGCGCACCGCCAAGCGTGCAGATTACCGGCTTGGATATTTCAAAACCGCTTTTAGATTTAGCCGCGCAGAAATGCGCGGAGCATAAGAACATCAACTTTGTCTTGGCCGATGCGCAGGCGCATCGCTTTGCGGTGCAAAAACTTGATACGGTGATCTCACGATTTGGCGTTATGTTCTTCGAAAACCCGGTGAAAGCCTTTCAAAACATCAAATCCGCACTGCGCGTTGCAGGCAGGTTACGCTTTGTTTGCTGGGCACCTTTGGAGGAAAACGAATTTTTTTACGCGCCATTGCAAGCCGTGTTGCAACATACAGATCAGCCTTTCATCGCCCCAGGTCGCGCGCCTGGGCCTTTGGCGTTCAGCGATGCTGCTTATCTGCGCGGCCTGCTTGAAGAGGCCAGTTTTCAGCAGGTTGAGATCGCAAAAACACCCACAGAAGTGACCACTAAAGACAGCCCCGAAGAAGATGCCAAGCTGCTGATGCAGATCGGCTTTGCCACGCGAATTATGACTGCGGCCGAATTGGGGGAGGCTGCGCGCGCTGAAGTCTTCCGCTCGATGCTGGCGCAATCCGCGGCGCGCCAGAAAGACGGCAAAATTTCTTATGGCGCTACGGTTTATATCGTAACCGCGCACGCTTAA
- a CDS encoding rhodanese-like domain-containing protein: MAQKITKGIKKLLAEANAVVPSISVEEAAGLLNSQDHVFIDLRDIRELQRSGKIPNAFSCPRGMLEFWIDPESPYHKELFNQDKTYVFYCASAWRSALSAQVAQQMGLSPVTHIAGGFTAWQKAAAPIEPVEKK, translated from the coding sequence ATGGCGCAAAAAATAACCAAAGGTATCAAAAAATTGCTCGCAGAAGCCAACGCTGTCGTGCCCAGTATATCCGTTGAAGAGGCCGCCGGCCTATTAAACAGCCAAGATCACGTCTTCATCGATTTACGAGATATTCGCGAGCTGCAGCGCTCGGGAAAAATACCAAATGCTTTTTCTTGCCCGCGCGGGATGTTGGAGTTCTGGATTGATCCAGAAAGCCCCTACCATAAAGAGCTGTTCAACCAAGATAAAACCTATGTGTTTTATTGTGCCAGCGCTTGGCGGTCAGCCTTAAGCGCACAGGTCGCGCAGCAAATGGGCTTATCTCCAGTCACACATATTGCTGGGGGTTTCACGGCCTGGCAAAAAGCCGCTGCGCCAATAGAGCCGGTGGAAAAGAAGTAA
- a CDS encoding CoA-binding protein, whose product MDHDAPYPDAYLNDILSSVKTIAMVGASPDKTKFSYGVLRVLSETGYDMIPINPRPGLEEIRGLKVYPSLDAIDRPVDMVEVFRRPEDLLGIAREAIAIKAKVLWGQIGVRNDDAARLAEEAGMKVVMNRCPKIELFRPFWKPKLHLGI is encoded by the coding sequence ATGGACCACGATGCCCCTTATCCGGATGCGTATTTAAATGACATCCTATCCTCGGTTAAAACCATCGCTATGGTCGGAGCCAGCCCCGATAAAACCAAGTTCAGCTATGGCGTCTTAAGGGTGCTCAGCGAAACCGGCTATGATATGATCCCCATCAACCCGCGCCCCGGTTTGGAAGAAATCCGCGGATTAAAAGTTTACCCATCACTGGATGCAATTGACCGCCCTGTGGATATGGTGGAAGTGTTTCGTCGCCCCGAGGATTTATTGGGAATCGCCCGCGAAGCAATTGCCATCAAGGCCAAAGTGCTTTGGGGACAAATCGGTGTCCGCAATGATGACGCCGCGCGACTTGCCGAAGAGGCGGGGATGAAAGTGGTAATGAACCGCTGCCCAAAAATAGAACTTTTCCGGCCCTTTTGGAAACCCAAACTGCATTTAGGAATTTAA
- a CDS encoding 2Fe-2S iron-sulfur cluster-binding protein translates to MHKITLANRDGATYEVDHRKPLLDSLRDQGVDLPYGCKYGGCITCAAKLTDGRVNQAPQVALNNRQITDGYVILCVARPLSDCTLEIGVESHDKLYRNPFLDPLAPHELKADIATKLEKAP, encoded by the coding sequence ATGCATAAAATCACGTTGGCAAACCGCGATGGCGCCACCTATGAGGTGGATCATCGCAAACCGCTGCTAGACAGCCTGCGCGACCAAGGCGTTGATTTGCCTTATGGCTGTAAATATGGCGGTTGCATCACCTGCGCGGCTAAGCTTACCGATGGCCGCGTGAATCAAGCGCCGCAAGTGGCGCTGAACAATCGCCAGATTACGGATGGCTATGTCATTTTATGCGTCGCCCGCCCGCTCAGCGATTGCACGTTGGAAATTGGCGTTGAAAGCCATGACAAGCTCTATCGCAACCCCTTCTTGGATCCGCTTGCGCCGCATGAATTGAAAGCCGATATCGCCACAAAATTGGAGAAAGCTCCATGA
- a CDS encoding selenium-binding family protein, whose amino-acid sequence MECCGPGYASPAEAMQAPREKLLYTIAIYTGTGIQKPDYLATIDNDPDSPTYSQVISRCEVPGIGDELHHMGWNACSSCFDDASMERKYLLVPGVRSSNIHIIDCATDPRNPTLFKVIDGADIKAKTNLSAPHTIHCLGSEIIISMLGDAQGNAPGGYLHLNKDFEIVGRWENSMGDIKFGYDFWYQPRHNVMVSSEWGAPNTFMPGFDLEEVGHLKYGREIHFWDFEKKEPIKSMYLGEDGLIPLEVRFHHDPDSSHGFVGAALSANIIHWWKDQNDEWQWEKIVDVENEPHPEWPIPVPGVISVILLSMDDKYLYLCNWLHGDIRQYDISDPHNAKLTGQVWMGGLLGKAPEVNGVKVTGGPQMIQLSLDGKRLYVTTSLFSTWDNQFYPEIRTNGGCMLMVNCDTENGGMEIDPNFVVDFGKEPNGPSRCHETRYPGGDCTSDIWL is encoded by the coding sequence ATGGAATGTTGCGGCCCCGGATATGCCTCCCCTGCCGAAGCGATGCAGGCACCTCGAGAAAAGCTGTTATACACAATCGCCATCTACACCGGCACGGGCATCCAAAAACCGGATTATCTGGCGACAATCGATAATGATCCTGACAGCCCCACCTATTCGCAAGTGATCAGCCGCTGCGAAGTGCCCGGGATTGGCGATGAACTGCACCATATGGGCTGGAATGCCTGTTCTTCTTGCTTTGACGACGCCTCAATGGAACGTAAATATCTTTTGGTGCCCGGCGTGCGCTCTTCCAATATCCATATCATCGATTGCGCCACAGACCCGCGCAATCCAACGCTCTTCAAGGTGATTGATGGGGCCGATATCAAAGCCAAAACCAATCTCAGCGCACCGCATACAATCCATTGCTTGGGTTCGGAAATTATCATTTCAATGCTGGGCGATGCGCAAGGCAACGCACCAGGGGGCTATTTACACCTCAATAAAGACTTCGAAATCGTTGGACGTTGGGAAAACTCAATGGGCGATATCAAATTCGGCTATGATTTTTGGTATCAACCGCGCCACAACGTGATGGTAAGCTCTGAATGGGGTGCGCCCAATACCTTTATGCCCGGTTTTGATCTGGAAGAAGTGGGGCATCTTAAATATGGCCGCGAAATCCATTTTTGGGATTTTGAAAAGAAAGAGCCGATCAAAAGCATGTATTTGGGTGAAGATGGATTGATCCCATTGGAAGTGCGTTTTCATCACGATCCGGACAGTTCGCATGGCTTTGTCGGCGCCGCGCTCAGCGCAAACATCATTCATTGGTGGAAAGATCAAAACGACGAGTGGCAATGGGAAAAAATTGTCGATGTTGAAAATGAACCTCATCCGGAATGGCCGATCCCAGTACCCGGGGTGATTTCGGTAATTCTTTTATCGATGGATGATAAATATCTCTACCTGTGCAATTGGTTGCATGGCGATATACGCCAATATGACATCAGCGATCCACACAATGCAAAACTGACCGGCCAGGTGTGGATGGGGGGCTTGCTGGGCAAAGCACCAGAGGTGAACGGCGTAAAAGTCACCGGCGGGCCGCAAATGATTCAGCTCAGCCTGGATGGTAAGCGGCTCTATGTCACCACCTCTTTGTTCAGTACGTGGGACAATCAGTTTTATCCAGAAATCCGAACCAATGGTGGCTGTATGTTGATGGTGAATTGCGACACTGAAAATGGCGGCATGGAAATTGACCCGAATTTCGTGGTGGATTTTGGCAAAGAGCCCAACGGCCCAAGCCGGTGCCACGAAACCCGCTATCCCGGTGGCGATTGCACAAGCGATATCTGGCTATGA
- a CDS encoding IclR family transcriptional regulator, giving the protein MKVLEAVATAGRPITASEVQQLTDLPRPTCYRLLQSMQVEQLLDEVSSGRFIVGESLVRLAILGQTDVDICRSAAPTLQRAADDLGEAVFLSRFRNTGVEIIHVEVPGDAKRSFVHPGLGFRPMHACSCSKVIAAFADDPFRQEILSGPMRSFTEYTRCDPQSLSREFDQILSSGYAECVQEIELGVSSVAAPVQIGSVGALYSIGATGPVRRFTKERRAQIGAQLCLMAQKMGHSLQVAGAAA; this is encoded by the coding sequence ATGAAAGTATTGGAGGCTGTGGCCACGGCGGGCCGGCCAATCACGGCCTCAGAAGTGCAGCAATTGACCGATCTGCCGCGCCCGACCTGCTATCGTTTGTTGCAATCAATGCAGGTGGAGCAATTGCTGGATGAGGTGTCTTCAGGGCGGTTCATCGTTGGAGAAAGCTTGGTGCGCTTGGCGATTTTGGGGCAAACAGATGTGGATATTTGCCGCAGCGCCGCGCCAACATTGCAGCGCGCGGCAGATGATTTGGGCGAGGCGGTTTTTTTATCGCGCTTTCGCAATACGGGCGTTGAAATTATCCACGTAGAAGTGCCGGGCGATGCAAAGCGCTCATTCGTGCATCCTGGGCTCGGATTTCGCCCGATGCATGCTTGTTCATGCTCAAAAGTCATCGCAGCCTTTGCGGATGATCCGTTTCGACAAGAGATTTTATCTGGCCCGATGCGGTCCTTTACGGAATATACGCGCTGTGATCCGCAAAGCCTATCGCGCGAGTTTGATCAGATCCTTAGCAGCGGCTATGCCGAATGCGTGCAAGAAATCGAACTGGGTGTGTCGTCGGTTGCTGCACCGGTGCAAATCGGATCGGTCGGAGCGCTTTACAGCATTGGCGCCACCGGGCCGGTGCGCCGCTTCACCAAAGAACGCCGTGCTCAAATCGGAGCGCAGCTTTGCCTGATGGCGCAGAAAATGGGCCATTCTTTACAGGTTGCGGGGGCTGCCGCCTAG
- a CDS encoding MFS transporter — MTRYKVFAGACLTQFIVIGFLFSYGVFFSAFETEFGWSRTLLSSCSALAFFVMGVLAIIAGRLSDRYGPRLVLGFTGLMYGLGFILMSQITQPWQLLMIFVIFIGLGMGTHDVVTLSTVARWFPNGRGFITGLVKLGTAAGQMILPPITAFLILSYGWRSSLVILGLLAAITLLAAAMLMSRPQNAQPTAAQAELTTASFQNAKRSLTFKKLCLIQFLFFPTLMTIPTHIAVYGIDLGMTGAHAALLLTVIGAASMAGRLATGYFQDRLGSQAAYSACFIPILISLGALLLWDNHTALFVFMALYGFGHGGFFSVVSPTVADYFGMQSHGALFGIILFFGTIGGAIGPILAGMVFDYSGSYDSAFLGLAVLMALGLILVLTLPKTKAAAA; from the coding sequence GTGACACGCTATAAAGTGTTTGCCGGGGCGTGCTTAACCCAATTTATCGTAATCGGTTTTTTGTTTTCTTACGGGGTGTTTTTCAGCGCGTTTGAAACGGAATTCGGATGGTCACGGACGCTGCTGTCAAGCTGCTCGGCATTGGCATTTTTCGTCATGGGGGTGTTGGCGATTATCGCGGGGCGCCTCTCTGATCGCTATGGCCCTCGGCTGGTTTTAGGCTTTACCGGGCTGATGTATGGGCTTGGATTTATTTTAATGTCCCAGATCACGCAGCCGTGGCAATTGCTCATGATCTTCGTCATCTTTATTGGCTTGGGAATGGGCACCCATGATGTTGTAACCCTCTCAACCGTGGCGCGTTGGTTTCCAAACGGGCGCGGTTTCATCACTGGTTTGGTAAAACTGGGAACCGCCGCGGGGCAAATGATCTTGCCCCCGATCACTGCTTTTTTGATCCTTAGCTATGGTTGGCGCAGCAGTTTGGTGATTTTAGGCCTGTTGGCAGCGATCACCCTTCTGGCAGCCGCCATGTTAATGTCGCGCCCGCAAAACGCGCAGCCGACAGCCGCGCAAGCCGAGCTTACAACTGCCTCGTTTCAAAACGCCAAACGCAGTTTGACGTTTAAAAAGCTTTGTCTGATACAATTTTTATTTTTTCCCACCTTGATGACAATCCCAACACATATTGCGGTTTATGGCATAGATTTGGGGATGACGGGCGCGCACGCGGCCCTGTTGCTAACTGTGATTGGCGCAGCCAGCATGGCCGGCCGGCTGGCAACGGGGTATTTCCAAGATCGCTTGGGCAGCCAAGCGGCCTATAGCGCCTGCTTTATCCCCATTTTAATCAGTCTTGGCGCCTTGCTTTTATGGGACAATCATACCGCTTTATTCGTTTTTATGGCGCTTTACGGTTTTGGCCATGGCGGTTTTTTTTCCGTCGTTTCCCCCACCGTTGCGGATTATTTTGGGATGCAATCGCATGGGGCGCTGTTTGGCATTATTTTGTTTTTTGGTACGATCGGGGGCGCCATTGGGCCGATACTTGCCGGCATGGTGTTTGATTATTCAGGAAGTTATGACAGCGCCTTTTTAGGCTTGGCCGTTCTGATGGCTTTGGGATTGATTTTGGTGCTCACGCTGCCAAAAACCAAAGCCGCAGCCGCTTAG
- a CDS encoding 4a-hydroxytetrahydrobiopterin dehydratase produces MTEFSQKICVACQPDAAPASAAELADFLAKSPNWALTHRDSVKRIERSYNFKNFQDALIFTNAVGEVAEQEGHHPSIQTEWGKVTVIWWSHKIANLHFNDLILAARCDTRYDLQMAEQPG; encoded by the coding sequence ATGACTGAATTTTCCCAAAAGATCTGCGTGGCATGCCAACCGGATGCCGCCCCTGCCAGCGCTGCAGAACTGGCTGACTTTTTGGCCAAGAGCCCAAATTGGGCGCTGACCCATCGCGATAGTGTTAAACGCATCGAGCGCAGCTATAACTTCAAGAACTTTCAAGACGCGCTCATCTTTACGAATGCGGTGGGTGAGGTGGCCGAACAAGAGGGCCATCATCCCAGCATTCAAACCGAATGGGGCAAAGTGACCGTTATCTGGTGGAGCCATAAGATTGCAAATTTACATTTTAACGATCTGATTTTGGCCGCACGCTGCGATACACGCTACGATCTTCAGATGGCAGAACAGCCCGGTTAA